The following proteins come from a genomic window of Nautilia profundicola AmH:
- the rplP gene encoding 50S ribosomal protein L16 — translation MLMPKRTKYRKQQKGRNRGKAYRGSTLAFGTYGLKAVELGRINSRQIEAGRVALSRTMKRTGKIWIRVFPDKPLTAKPVGVRMGKGKGSVEEWVMNIKPGRIIFEITGVNNETAVRALTLAAAKLPFKTKIVSMESENELY, via the coding sequence ATGTTAATGCCAAAAAGAACTAAATATAGAAAACAGCAAAAAGGTAGAAACAGAGGTAAAGCCTATAGAGGTAGTACTCTGGCATTCGGTACTTACGGTCTTAAAGCCGTGGAACTTGGAAGAATCAACTCAAGACAAATTGAAGCTGGAAGGGTTGCACTTTCAAGAACTATGAAAAGAACAGGTAAAATTTGGATTAGAGTATTCCCAGACAAACCTCTAACTGCTAAACCTGTTGGAGTGAGAATGGGTAAAGGTAAAGGTAGTGTTGAAGAGTGGGTTATGAATATTAAACCTGGAAGAATTATTTTCGAAATCACTGGTGTAAATAATGAAACTGCCGTTAGGGCATTAACTCTTGCAGCTGCTAAATTACCATTTAAAACAAAAATTGTAAGCATGGAGAGTGAAAATGAGCTATACTAA
- the rplR gene encoding 50S ribosomal protein L18, which translates to MRRSKALAKRDLRRLKRKRRVRGRISGTADMPRVTIYKSNKYIVVQAIDDVAGNTLAFLNTAHLENKLPSNINGAKEAAKIFAEKLKAANIDSVRFDRNGYKYHGVVAAFADTLRENGIKL; encoded by the coding sequence ATGAGAAGAAGTAAAGCATTAGCTAAAAGAGACTTAAGAAGATTAAAAAGAAAAAGAAGAGTTAGAGGTAGAATCAGCGGAACTGCTGATATGCCGAGAGTAACTATTTATAAATCAAATAAATATATAGTTGTTCAAGCTATCGATGATGTTGCAGGTAACACATTGGCATTCTTAAATACAGCACATTTAGAAAATAAATTACCATCAAATATTAATGGTGCAAAAGAAGCGGCTAAAATTTTCGCTGAAAAATTAAAAGCTGCTAATATCGATTCTGTTAGATTTGACAGAAACGGTTATAAATATCACGGTGTAGTTGCAGCGTTTGCAGATACTCTTAGAGAAAATGGTATAAAACTTTAA
- the rplX gene encoding 50S ribosomal protein L24, with translation MGARKNLPPKFKIKKGDTVKVIAGDDRGKTGEVLKVLVKDEKVLVKGVNVVKKAVKPTEQNPKGGFEYIEKPIHISNVKKVEG, from the coding sequence ATGGGTGCGAGAAAAAACTTACCTCCTAAGTTCAAAATCAAAAAAGGCGATACTGTAAAAGTTATCGCGGGAGATGATAGAGGAAAAACTGGTGAAGTTTTAAAAGTACTTGTTAAAGATGAAAAAGTACTTGTTAAAGGTGTGAACGTTGTTAAAAAGGCTGTTAAGCCTACTGAGCAAAATCCAAAAGGTGGATTTGAATATATTGAAAAACCAATTCACATCTCAAATGTAAAAAAAGTAGAAGGCTGA
- the rplE gene encoding 50S ribosomal protein L5 — translation MFEVQKKYKDEVRAKLAEEFDIKNPMLIPNIEKIVVSAGVGEGSKDKKFLQSVADTLTIITGQKAVITPAKKSVAGFKVREGMPVGVKVTLRGEMMWNFLQKLISIALPRVRDFKGVKRDGFDGRGNFNFGLTEQLVFTEVDYDSIIRVHGMNINISTTTEDDKQAERMLELIGFPFTKGK, via the coding sequence ATGTTTGAAGTACAAAAAAAATATAAAGACGAAGTTAGGGCAAAACTCGCTGAAGAGTTTGATATTAAAAACCCAATGCTAATTCCTAACATTGAAAAAATCGTTGTTAGTGCAGGTGTGGGTGAAGGAAGTAAAGATAAAAAATTCCTTCAAAGCGTTGCTGACACATTAACAATTATTACTGGACAAAAAGCAGTTATTACACCTGCTAAAAAATCAGTAGCAGGATTTAAAGTTAGAGAAGGTATGCCTGTAGGTGTTAAAGTAACACTTAGAGGTGAAATGATGTGGAACTTCCTTCAAAAACTGATCTCAATCGCATTACCGAGAGTGAGAGACTTTAAAGGTGTAAAAAGAGACGGTTTTGACGGAAGAGGTAATTTTAACTTCGGTTTAACTGAGCAATTAGTATTTACTGAAGTGGATTATGACTCTATCATTAGAGTTCACGGTATGAATATTAATATTTCCACAACAACTGAAGACGATAAACAAGCTGAAAGAATGCTTGAACTTATCGGATTCCCATTCACAAAAGGAAAGTAA
- the rpsS gene encoding 30S ribosomal protein S19 yields the protein MARSLKKGPFVDDHLMKKVLKAKEEKNPKPIKTWSRRSTITPDMIGLTINVHNGRDFVPVYVTERHVGFKLGEFAPTRTFRGHKGSVQKKIGK from the coding sequence ATGGCTAGAAGTTTAAAAAAAGGTCCTTTTGTAGATGACCATTTAATGAAAAAAGTACTTAAAGCAAAAGAAGAAAAAAACCCAAAACCAATTAAAACTTGGTCAAGAAGAAGTACTATTACACCTGATATGATCGGTCTTACAATTAACGTACACAACGGAAGAGATTTCGTTCCTGTATATGTGACTGAAAGACACGTTGGATTTAAACTTGGTGAATTTGCACCTACCAGAACTTTTAGAGGACATAAAGGTTCTGTTCAAAAGAAAATTGGTAAGTAA
- a CDS encoding type Z 30S ribosomal protein S14, whose protein sequence is MAKKSMIAKAKRKPKFKVRAYTRCSICGRVHSVYRDFGICRICLRKMANEGLLPGVKKASW, encoded by the coding sequence ATGGCAAAAAAAAGTATGATAGCTAAAGCTAAAAGAAAACCAAAATTCAAAGTTAGAGCATATACAAGATGCTCAATCTGTGGTAGAGTTCACTCTGTTTACAGAGATTTTGGTATTTGTAGAATCTGCCTGAGAAAAATGGCAAACGAGGGATTACTCCCTGGTGTTAAAAAAGCAAGTTGGTAA
- the secY gene encoding preprotein translocase subunit SecY, with translation MNPIAKKILITLGFLLIYRVLAYVPVPGVNIDVIKEFFSGHQNDALGLLNMFSGNAVSRMSIIALGVMPYITASIIMELLAATFPKLGEMKKDSQGFQKYMQIVKYSTVAIAFVQAIGIAIGLTSMTGKMGESAVMIDTSTFVILTAFSMMGGTMLLVWIGEQITERGVGNGISLIIFAGIVSAIPSAIVGTLNLVDVGELSVIGLIFILFIVVATIGFIIYVELAERRIPISYQKKVLMQNRFKRVMNYIPIKVNLSGVIPPIFASAILMFPLTVLSGVTNPLLVQIRDLLNPNGYLYHVLLFIFVIFFAYFYASIVFNAKEIAENLKKQGGFIPGIRPGEQTAKFLNEVASRLTFWGALYLGAITVMPWLLVKLIGINFYFGGTAVLIVVQVAIDTMRKIQAQLTMQKYDTLSVTGL, from the coding sequence ATGAATCCAATAGCAAAAAAAATCTTAATTACCCTTGGTTTCCTTCTCATCTACAGAGTACTTGCATATGTTCCGGTACCAGGGGTAAATATTGATGTAATTAAAGAATTTTTTTCCGGACATCAAAATGATGCATTAGGTTTACTTAATATGTTTAGTGGTAATGCTGTAAGTCGTATGAGTATTATTGCTCTTGGTGTAATGCCTTACATTACTGCGTCTATTATTATGGAATTACTGGCTGCAACATTCCCGAAACTCGGTGAAATGAAAAAAGACTCTCAAGGTTTTCAAAAATATATGCAAATTGTTAAATATTCTACTGTTGCAATTGCGTTTGTGCAGGCGATAGGAATTGCGATTGGTCTTACTTCCATGACAGGGAAAATGGGTGAATCCGCAGTTATGATAGATACTTCTACATTTGTTATATTAACCGCTTTTTCTATGATGGGTGGTACAATGCTTCTTGTGTGGATTGGTGAACAAATCACAGAAAGAGGTGTAGGTAACGGTATTAGTTTAATTATCTTTGCCGGAATTGTAAGTGCTATTCCATCTGCAATAGTAGGTACACTAAATCTTGTAGATGTTGGAGAACTTTCTGTTATAGGTTTGATTTTTATATTATTTATAGTTGTGGCTACAATTGGATTTATTATATATGTAGAACTTGCTGAAAGAAGAATACCTATTTCTTATCAGAAAAAAGTGCTAATGCAAAATAGATTCAAAAGAGTTATGAATTATATACCTATTAAAGTGAATTTAAGTGGTGTTATTCCACCAATCTTTGCAAGTGCGATATTAATGTTTCCGCTTACAGTTTTAAGTGGAGTTACAAATCCACTGTTAGTACAAATTAGAGATTTATTAAACCCTAACGGTTACTTATATCATGTATTATTGTTTATTTTTGTAATTTTCTTTGCGTATTTTTATGCTTCGATTGTATTTAATGCAAAAGAAATTGCTGAAAATCTTAAAAAACAAGGTGGGTTTATTCCTGGTATAAGACCTGGTGAACAAACTGCTAAATTTTTAAATGAAGTTGCGAGTAGACTTACGTTTTGGGGTGCGCTTTATCTTGGAGCCATTACAGTAATGCCTTGGTTACTTGTAAAACTTATAGGAATTAATTTCTATTTCGGTGGTACAGCCGTACTTATCGTTGTTCAAGTTGCAATTGATACAATGAGAAAAATACAAGCACAATTAACAATGCAAAAATATGATACTTTATCGGTTACAGGGCTTTAA
- the rpsC gene encoding 30S ribosomal protein S3 produces the protein MGQKTNPIGLRLGINKNWRSRWFINYNTMPENVLGDYELRKFLKKKLYYAGISDIIIERTAKKIRITIFAAKPGIIIGKGGSEIEALKAELQKRIGNKELILNIKEERKPQLSAQLAAENVATQIERRVAFRRAMKKVIQSALKSGAKGIKVQVAGRLNGAEMARTEWYLEGRVPLHTLRAKIDYGFAEALTTYGIIGVKVWIFKGEVLQRKMNSDDTATPERKAPRRRKGRRNVNAKKN, from the coding sequence ATGGGTCAAAAAACGAATCCAATCGGACTAAGACTAGGGATAAACAAAAACTGGAGAAGTAGATGGTTCATTAATTATAACACTATGCCTGAAAACGTATTAGGTGATTATGAATTAAGAAAATTCTTAAAGAAAAAACTTTACTATGCAGGTATCAGTGATATTATTATTGAAAGAACGGCTAAAAAAATCAGAATTACAATTTTCGCAGCTAAACCTGGTATTATCATCGGTAAAGGTGGTAGTGAAATAGAAGCTCTTAAAGCTGAACTTCAAAAAAGAATTGGTAATAAAGAATTAATTCTTAACATTAAAGAAGAAAGAAAACCACAGCTTTCAGCACAACTTGCAGCTGAAAATGTTGCTACTCAAATCGAAAGAAGGGTAGCATTCAGAAGAGCGATGAAAAAAGTTATTCAATCTGCACTTAAATCTGGTGCAAAAGGTATCAAAGTTCAGGTTGCCGGAAGACTTAACGGTGCTGAAATGGCAAGAACTGAATGGTATCTTGAGGGAAGAGTTCCTCTTCATACATTAAGAGCAAAAATTGATTACGGTTTTGCAGAAGCTTTAACTACATACGGAATTATCGGTGTTAAAGTTTGGATATTCAAAGGTGAAGTTCTTCAAAGAAAAATGAATTCAGACGATACAGCAACGCCTGAAAGAAAAGCTCCAAGAAGAAGAAAAGGACGCAGAAATGTTAATGCCAAAAAGAACTAA
- the infA gene encoding translation initiation factor IF-1, with amino-acid sequence MAKDVLEVDGIVTDALPNAMFKVELEGLKKEVLCHISGKIRMNYIKIVPGDKVKVEINPYSLDKGRITYRYK; translated from the coding sequence ATGGCTAAAGACGTTTTGGAAGTAGATGGAATTGTAACTGATGCACTTCCTAATGCAATGTTTAAAGTAGAACTTGAAGGATTAAAAAAAGAAGTGCTTTGTCACATTAGCGGTAAAATTAGAATGAACTATATCAAAATCGTACCGGGTGATAAAGTAAAAGTAGAAATAAATCCTTATAGTTTAGATAAAGGTAGAATTACTTACAGATATAAATAA
- a CDS encoding flagellin A produces the protein MGFRINTNVAALNAHAAGMVNNRNLNSSLEKLSTGLRINKAADDASGLQIADALRDQADSLGQAIRNANDAIGVMQIADKAMDEQVKILNTIKVKATQAAQDGQSADSRKALQEDIVRLMEELDNIAGTTSYNGKSLLSGQFTNQKFQIGAYSNETVTASIGATSSDKIGNTRFETGAVITAASNVSLTFKSVDGVHDVSLESVVVSTSAGTGIGVLAEVINKNSDKTGVKATWQVLQTGSSAISGGDVKGLVINGVTIGDVLDVKANDSDGKLVAAINAVKDQTGVEAYVDERGNLNLRSLDGRGISVDVASGAANIGITSHVENYGRLTLTRLDARDIIVSGTGAGLSASAEATINLRAIKGNFTADQASAIGAFANSLVANFGQKIGAGVTSLRGAMAVMDIADSAAKLLDKIRGDIGSVQNQLVSTINNISVTQVNVKAAESQIRDVDFAQETANFQKYNLLAQSGSYALSQANAVQQNVMRLLQ, from the coding sequence ATGGGATTCAGAATTAACACAAACGTAGCTGCACTAAACGCGCATGCTGCAGGTATGGTAAACAACAGAAACTTAAACAGTTCACTTGAGAAACTTTCAACTGGACTTAGAATTAATAAAGCGGCAGATGATGCTTCTGGTCTTCAAATTGCAGATGCATTAAGAGATCAGGCAGATTCACTTGGTCAAGCTATCAGAAACGCTAATGATGCAATTGGTGTAATGCAGATTGCAGATAAAGCAATGGATGAGCAAGTAAAAATTCTTAATACAATTAAAGTAAAAGCTACTCAGGCTGCACAGGATGGACAAAGTGCGGATTCAAGAAAAGCTCTACAAGAAGATATTGTTAGACTTATGGAAGAACTTGACAATATCGCTGGTACTACAAGTTACAATGGTAAATCATTACTTTCAGGTCAATTTACAAATCAAAAATTCCAAATCGGTGCTTATTCTAATGAAACAGTAACAGCATCAATCGGTGCAACTTCATCTGATAAAATCGGTAATACAAGATTTGAAACTGGTGCAGTAATTACTGCAGCTTCAAATGTAAGCTTAACTTTCAAATCAGTAGACGGTGTACATGATGTTTCACTTGAAAGTGTTGTTGTTTCTACAAGTGCAGGAACAGGTATCGGAGTTTTAGCAGAAGTAATTAATAAAAACTCTGACAAAACTGGAGTTAAAGCAACATGGCAAGTATTACAAACTGGTAGTTCTGCTATTAGTGGCGGAGATGTAAAAGGTTTAGTAATTAACGGTGTTACTATTGGTGATGTTTTAGATGTAAAAGCAAATGACAGTGACGGTAAACTTGTAGCTGCAATTAATGCGGTAAAAGATCAAACAGGTGTAGAAGCATATGTAGATGAAAGAGGTAATCTAAACTTAAGAAGTTTAGACGGTAGAGGTATTTCTGTAGATGTAGCAAGTGGTGCTGCAAATATCGGTATTACTTCTCATGTTGAAAACTACGGAAGACTTACACTTACAAGACTTGATGCAAGAGATATAATTGTATCAGGAACAGGTGCAGGACTTAGTGCAAGTGCTGAAGCTACAATTAACTTAAGAGCTATTAAAGGTAACTTTACAGCAGATCAGGCAAGTGCAATCGGTGCATTCGCAAATAGTTTAGTAGCTAACTTCGGTCAAAAAATCGGAGCTGGTGTTACATCATTAAGAGGTGCTATGGCTGTTATGGATATTGCTGATAGTGCTGCAAAACTTCTTGACAAAATTAGAGGTGATATCGGTTCAGTACAAAATCAGTTAGTAAGTACAATTAACAATATTTCAGTAACACAGGTAAACGTAAAAGCTGCAGAATCACAAATCAGAGATGTAGACTTTGCACAAGAGACTGCGAATTTCCAAAAATACAATCTTCTTGCACAATCAGGAAGTTACGCATTATCTCAAGCAAATGCAGTACAACAAAATGTAATGAGATTGTTACAATAA
- the rpmC gene encoding 50S ribosomal protein L29, protein MSYTKLNVAELVEKSEKELQDLLKEKKMELFETRMKLKTMQLQDTSLVRKIRKDIARIKTAMRAKRGN, encoded by the coding sequence ATGAGCTATACTAAATTAAACGTAGCGGAACTTGTTGAAAAGTCTGAAAAAGAGCTTCAAGATCTTTTAAAAGAGAAAAAAATGGAGCTTTTTGAAACAAGAATGAAATTAAAAACTATGCAGCTACAAGATACATCTCTTGTTAGAAAAATTAGAAAAGACATCGCAAGAATTAAAACTGCGATGAGAGCAAAAAGGGGTAACTAA
- the rplN gene encoding 50S ribosomal protein L14: MIQPFTRLKVADNSGAKEIMCIKVLGGSKRRYASVGDIIVASVKKALPNGKIKKGQVVKAVIVRTKKEVQRENGSLIRFDDNAAVIIDAKKEPIGTRIFGPIAREVRYEGFQKITSLAPEVL; the protein is encoded by the coding sequence ATGATTCAACCATTTACAAGATTAAAAGTTGCTGACAACAGCGGTGCTAAAGAAATTATGTGTATTAAAGTTTTGGGAGGGTCAAAAAGAAGATACGCTTCAGTAGGTGACATTATTGTCGCTTCTGTTAAAAAAGCCCTTCCAAACGGTAAAATTAAAAAAGGTCAAGTTGTAAAAGCGGTAATCGTTAGAACTAAAAAAGAAGTTCAAAGAGAAAACGGTTCATTAATAAGATTTGATGATAACGCAGCAGTTATCATTGATGCTAAAAAAGAGCCAATCGGAACTCGTATTTTCGGACCAATCGCAAGAGAAGTAAGATACGAAGGTTTCCAAAAAATTACATCACTTGCTCCGGAGGTGCTATAA
- the rplV gene encoding 50S ribosomal protein L22, giving the protein MSKAVLKFIRLSPTKARLIAKEIQGMNAEEALAKLEFMPNKAARVIAKVVASAVANGGYDANEVVITSCRIDRGPYLKRFRPRARGMASRIQKPTAHIFVEVEKES; this is encoded by the coding sequence ATGAGTAAAGCAGTATTAAAATTTATAAGACTATCCCCAACTAAAGCAAGATTAATTGCTAAAGAAATTCAAGGTATGAATGCTGAAGAAGCACTTGCTAAATTAGAATTTATGCCGAATAAAGCGGCAAGAGTAATCGCTAAAGTTGTTGCAAGTGCAGTTGCAAACGGCGGATATGATGCAAACGAAGTAGTAATTACTTCTTGCAGAATCGACAGAGGTCCGTATCTAAAAAGATTCAGACCAAGAGCTAGAGGTATGGCGAGCAGAATCCAAAAACCTACAGCACACATTTTTGTAGAAGTTGAAAAGGAAAGCTAA
- the rpsE gene encoding 30S ribosomal protein S5, with the protein MAKKAQVIRDYNREEFEEVVVNIGRITKVVKGGRRFRFNALVVVGNKKGIVGIGTGKAKEVPDAIKKAIDDAFKNLVEINGIHGNTINHDVQAKYNASKILLKPASEGTGLIAGGAVRPVLELVGIKDILSKSLGSNEPHNLVRATVEALKMIKSKKA; encoded by the coding sequence ATGGCTAAAAAAGCTCAAGTAATTAGAGATTATAATAGAGAAGAATTTGAAGAAGTAGTTGTTAATATCGGAAGAATTACTAAAGTTGTTAAAGGTGGTAGAAGATTCAGATTTAACGCTTTAGTAGTTGTAGGAAACAAAAAAGGTATAGTTGGAATCGGAACTGGTAAAGCAAAAGAAGTTCCAGATGCAATTAAAAAAGCTATTGATGATGCATTTAAAAACTTGGTTGAAATTAACGGTATTCATGGTAATACAATTAATCATGACGTTCAAGCTAAATATAATGCATCTAAAATTTTACTTAAACCGGCAAGTGAGGGTACAGGGCTGATCGCCGGTGGTGCGGTAAGACCGGTACTTGAACTTGTTGGTATTAAAGATATTCTTTCTAAATCATTAGGTTCAAACGAACCACACAACTTAGTTAGAGCTACTGTAGAAGCTCTAAAAATGATTAAAAGCAAAAAGGCGTAA
- the rpsH gene encoding 30S ribosomal protein S8, translating into MMNDIIADGLTRIRNAAMRGLEVTQLNHSKLMEAVLKVFEDKGYIESFKVVEDGNKKFINVTLKYDENGNSVINEVKKVSKPGRRVYKGYEDIKRFKNGYGTLVVSTNKGVLPNDEAYKLKVGGEVICSIW; encoded by the coding sequence ATGATGAATGATATTATTGCAGACGGATTAACAAGAATTAGAAATGCCGCTATGAGAGGTTTAGAAGTGACTCAACTTAATCACTCTAAACTAATGGAAGCGGTACTTAAAGTATTTGAAGATAAAGGTTATATTGAAAGTTTTAAAGTAGTTGAAGATGGAAATAAAAAATTCATCAACGTTACTTTAAAATATGATGAAAACGGAAATTCTGTTATTAATGAAGTAAAAAAAGTATCTAAACCTGGTAGAAGGGTTTATAAAGGATACGAAGATATTAAAAGATTTAAAAATGGATACGGTACTTTAGTTGTATCAACAAATAAAGGCGTTTTACCTAACGATGAAGCTTACAAATTAAAAGTAGGCGGCGAAGTAATCTGTAGTATTTGGTAA
- the rpsQ gene encoding 30S ribosomal protein S17, whose protein sequence is MPKRIITGKVIKKTGDKTINVLVERKVLHPKYHKIVKKFKKYLVHDENNEANVGDVVSAIEHRPISKRKSFVLKDILERGE, encoded by the coding sequence ATGCCTAAAAGAATAATTACTGGAAAAGTTATCAAAAAAACTGGTGATAAAACAATCAACGTTTTAGTTGAAAGAAAAGTTTTACACCCAAAATATCATAAAATTGTAAAAAAATTCAAAAAATACCTTGTTCACGATGAAAACAACGAAGCAAATGTTGGCGATGTTGTAAGCGCAATTGAACACAGACCAATTTCTAAAAGAAAATCTTTCGTTCTTAAAGATATTCTTGAGAGAGGAGAATAA
- the rplO gene encoding 50S ribosomal protein L15, translating into MALNNLKPACGSTHKTKRVGRGAGSGYGKTSTRGQKGQKSRTGYSKKRGFEGGQQPLQRRLPKVGFKSRVVKPQAINVDKFPAIVELSEITMEALANIVKIKAKKVKLIGTKAKELKDKIKDANITTSGK; encoded by the coding sequence ATGGCGTTAAATAATTTAAAACCGGCATGCGGTTCTACTCATAAAACTAAAAGAGTAGGACGTGGAGCAGGTTCAGGATATGGAAAAACTTCTACAAGAGGACAAAAAGGTCAAAAATCAAGAACTGGTTACTCTAAAAAAAGAGGTTTTGAGGGTGGACAACAACCACTTCAAAGAAGATTACCAAAAGTTGGTTTTAAAAGTAGAGTTGTAAAACCTCAGGCTATTAACGTGGATAAATTCCCAGCAATAGTAGAACTTAGCGAAATTACAATGGAAGCATTAGCTAATATTGTAAAAATTAAAGCTAAAAAAGTTAAATTAATTGGAACTAAAGCTAAAGAGCTTAAAGATAAAATTAAAGATGCTAACATAACTACATCTGGAAAGTAA
- the rplF gene encoding 50S ribosomal protein L6, with protein MSRIGKQPVKLASGLEAKLEGNKLIIKKGQDEKVIDTKGVVKVNINGDELTFEPVEETKFAKAMWGTVRALANNAVIGLTQGFEKKLEINGVGYRAQVKGNILELQLGYSHPINFEIPKGITITVEKNIITVKGSDKQQVGQVASEIRSFRKPEPYKGKGVKYVDEHIIRKAGKTAKK; from the coding sequence ATGAGTAGAATAGGTAAACAACCCGTAAAGTTAGCTTCTGGCCTTGAAGCTAAACTTGAAGGGAATAAATTAATTATTAAAAAAGGCCAAGACGAAAAAGTTATTGACACTAAAGGTGTTGTAAAAGTTAATATCAACGGTGATGAATTAACTTTTGAACCAGTAGAAGAAACTAAATTCGCAAAAGCAATGTGGGGAACTGTAAGAGCTTTAGCTAACAATGCAGTTATCGGACTTACTCAAGGATTTGAAAAGAAACTTGAAATCAACGGTGTTGGTTATAGAGCACAAGTAAAAGGTAATATATTAGAATTACAACTTGGATATTCACACCCTATAAACTTTGAAATTCCAAAAGGAATTACTATTACAGTTGAAAAAAATATTATTACTGTAAAAGGTAGCGATAAACAACAAGTTGGTCAAGTTGCTTCAGAAATCAGAAGCTTTAGAAAACCTGAGCCTTACAAAGGTAAAGGTGTTAAATATGTTGATGAACATATTATCAGAAAAGCTGGTAAAACAGCTAAAAAATAA
- the map gene encoding type I methionyl aminopeptidase, whose product MAIAIRKPQEIEKIKIPAKLVAKTLRLLKENTKPGITPIELDKMAEEFIRDNGGRPAFKGLYDFPNSVCISRNGVVIHGIPTNEPLKEGEVVGFDVGVEIDGWYGDAAITIGVGKIKDEYQKMIDVSREALYHAIENIKPGMRYKQISKLIEDYITSHGFVPLKGYSGHGIGRKPHEEPQILNYVEGKANQGEKVKNGHVFCLEPMLCHKCGEPVLADNGWDVYCEDMEVGVHYEHQVAVINNKAIILTQED is encoded by the coding sequence ATGGCAATAGCAATTAGAAAACCACAAGAAATTGAAAAAATTAAAATTCCCGCAAAACTTGTTGCTAAAACATTAAGACTTTTGAAAGAAAACACTAAACCAGGAATTACTCCTATTGAACTTGATAAAATGGCTGAAGAATTTATAAGAGATAACGGTGGAAGACCTGCTTTTAAAGGTTTATATGATTTTCCAAATAGCGTATGTATTAGCAGAAACGGCGTAGTTATTCATGGAATTCCTACAAATGAACCTTTAAAAGAGGGTGAAGTGGTAGGTTTTGATGTTGGTGTTGAAATAGATGGGTGGTATGGTGATGCAGCTATCACTATAGGTGTTGGTAAAATTAAAGACGAATATCAAAAAATGATAGATGTGTCTCGTGAGGCATTGTATCACGCTATAGAAAATATAAAACCAGGTATGAGATACAAACAAATAAGTAAATTAATAGAAGATTATATTACATCTCATGGTTTTGTACCATTAAAAGGTTATAGCGGGCATGGTATAGGTAGAAAACCTCATGAAGAACCACAAATTTTAAATTATGTAGAAGGTAAAGCAAATCAAGGTGAAAAAGTAAAAAACGGACATGTTTTTTGTTTAGAACCAATGCTTTGTCACAAATGCGGAGAGCCGGTATTAGCAGATAACGGTTGGGATGTTTATTGTGAAGATATGGAAGTTGGTGTACATTATGAACATCAGGTTGCCGTAATTAACAATAAAGCGATTATATTAACACAGGAGGACTAA